The genome window GCCCGGAACAGGGAATGTCGGGATATTTGCAGGCAGGATCCAGGAGGAGAGGTCAGAGGAGCAGGTTCCAGAAaatggaggaggaaggagcagattGAATTCCTTGAATTCCAAGGAATACAAGGCTCTTGGAGGGTGATTCCCTCACGGCCATGCGGATGGAAAATCAGCTTTCCTTGGAATTCCGAGCTCCAAAGGTGCCTGATTTAATTCCTGGTTatcagaggaggaaggagcagattGAATTCCTTGAATTCCAAGGAATACAAGGCTCTTGGAGGGCGATTCCCTCACGGCCACACAGAGGGAAAATCAGCTTTCCTTGGAATTCCAAGCTCCAAAGGTGCCTGATTTAATTCCTGGTTATCAGGGGAGGGAATCACCCGACCAGGCTGTGAATTCCCTCCCTGAGGATTCCCTGGATAACCCCCAGCGTGGGTGTCTCCATCCCACAATCCCGGGATGCCTGTGCTGTCCGACTCCCACAGGAAGTCCATCCCATTCCCTGAGGATCCTCCCTGAGCATTCCCAAGCTGCTCTCAGGGGGGAGTTGGGACACTTtcacttttccttctgccttggCCACTTtcactttctcctcctgctcagATCCAGGACTTTTTTCTGCTCCTCCAGATAAAAACCTGGATGTGCCAAGACTCCCCTGCCTCTTCCCGGGAGGCTTTTCCTTCCCAAGGGTGCCCCTCAATCCCACAGGGCAGCTGGAATCCGGGCTGGGATcgtttcctctctcctctttctttatttattgCACATTATTAATGAccttggggttgtttttttttttcgttcCCTTTCTGGACTTTCGTTTTTGCCGAGAGGAGCAAAAGTTGGGAGGGATCCCCTGTGAAATTCCCGGGATTGGGGCTTTTCCAAGAGCTtcccaggggttttttttgggtgttttttaaGCCTTTTACCCCTGAAAATCCCTGTTTTGGTGGTGGTGCTCCagcaaaggagggaaaaaagggggtTTATGGTTTGCTCCAAGCCTTTTAATTCCATGATTTCCATGGAGGAGCCTGGACTCTGGGGCTTCTTCCATGGGATTTACAAGAGCCTTGGGATTTACAGGATCCTTGGGATTTACAGGATCCTTGGGATTTACAAGAGCCTCGGGATTTACAAGATCCTCGGGATTTACAAGATCCTTGGGATTTACAAGATCCTTGGGATTTACAAGATCCTTGGGATTTACAGGATCCTTGGGATTTACAAGATCCTTGGGATTTACAAGAGCCTTGGGATTTACAAGAGCCTTGGGATTTACAAGAGCCTTGGGATTTACAGGATCCTTGGGATTTACAAGAGCCTTGGGATTTACAAGAGCCTTGGGATTTACAAGATCCTTGGGATTTACAAGGGCCTTGGGATTTACAAGATCCTTGGGATTTACAAGATCCTTGGGATTTACAAGAGCCTTGGGATTTACAAGATCCTCGGGATTTACAAGATCCTCGGGATTTACAGGATGCAGGAAACGAAgcaaaaacaaggagaaaaattgGGCAAACTTGGGACCAAAGAGGTGCCACAGCAATCCCaaaaaagagctggaaaacccctttattttcctgctcttggctttttttcctcctcctggtgATTCCAGAGGCATCACCTGGAAGTGGGAAACGTGTGGGAAGTGAATCTAAAAGGGCACAAAAAAAGATTTCCAAGGTGCTTTTAAGACTTTTTCCATGTTCCAGGTTTCTGTTCCACCATTCCTGTTTTTCTTGGGACTGTTTTTAGATCCCTCCACTTCTCTCCTTGTCTGGATTTTGTGTCTTCCTTCTATTTTCccttatcattattattattattattattattccctTATTTTACCATTTTAAGTTTAAAACATCCAATTTTAACTggtgtttgtgggtttttttccccatccttcATATTATTTTCCCGCCCTTGAACACTTTGAGGGGAATAACGAGGGACGCAGGGAATGATTCCACCTCTTCTCCTTTTCCAACCCAGGGgagggaaaagacaaaaacatgatcaaaaataataataaaaaaaacttaaatcCTTTAAAAAGTGGGAGCCAAACCCCCCCCCCTCTGAGTTTGGGATTTGGGAAATCTCAGGAATCACCCCCCCAGCAATAAAGAGTTTTAAACCAGCCCTGGGTTTCCTGGGGTTTTAAAAGTGATATTTAATATTTGGATTTTGGGTTTATCAGCTTCAATAAAGGCAGGAATATTCCAGGTTTTTCCCGTGTTTCTGTGTCCATGTTTAATTTGTGGGTTGCTTCGGGATCTCTCTTTGGtgggaagggttttttttcagtggggtGTTTTATTTTGGGAACGTGTGGGGAGGGTTTGGGATGCGAGAAAGGCGTCAAAACCTCCACCTCCCCCCTCGAGATCTCTGCAGGAGAACAGGTAATCCCAAAAAAAACTGAGGGCAAAAACCTGGAATTCTCCTGCATGTGACCCCCTAAAAACAACATTCCATGAATCCAGGTGACTTCCAGCACTGGAGGAAACTCTGCCCTGCTCAGTTTAATTCCCTGCCAGACTTTGCCTCTGGCTCTTCCTCCAgacttaattccttttttttttttccctttctgttccAAAGGAAAAACTTCCAGGGAGTTCAGATCCCTTCCTGCCAGAGGAGCAGCTTAACCTGCaaaaaaaatctgggatttGGGATCTGGAGGGGAAGGATCCGTAGTTCTGAGGATCCGGAGATGCccaaaggaaataaattcacctcctctttccttccccgCTCCAGGTTTTCCCGCGGAATCCGAGGAATCCCTGCTGCAGAGGGCGGTGTCGGCGCTGCACGGCTCCTTCCTGCACCCCAAATCCCGGCAGGAATTCCAGTACAGCCGAGCAATCCTGGTGGAAAACCAGCTTTTCCTGAGCGAggtgaggctggaggaggagcagctccagaaggggctttttttttgggggatttgCAGAGCTCCTAAATCCCGATTCCTGGATTTTCCCAGAGCCCCTTTCCCGgttcctctcttccttttctttcccttcccagccctgtttGATCAGGAACAAAAGGTCCATTCAGCCACTGGGGCTCCACATTCCAGGCAGTTCCTGGAGGAGgcctctggagcagggaataTCCCTCAGGAAAGCTTCAGTGGGTTGCATTAGAGGCAGAATTCCATGTGGGATTTCTTTTGGATTTAacccctttttttcccagctgcctgTGGTGGGTACAGACCCACTTCTAaaatccctccatccctgtattcccactggaaaacaggctgctctgggagctgggaatcACCAGTTGTCATGGATTAAACAGTGCTTGGGAACTGgaggatcatggaatggtttgggctggaagggaccttaaagatgatccaATTCCAACCCCTCCACAACAGGGACACCTCCTGCTATCCCAGGTTtctccaacctgcccttggacacttccagggatccaggggcagccacagcttctctgggaaatccattccagccctGTTTGATCAGGAACAAAAGGTCCATTCAGCTCAACATTCCAGGCAGTTCCTGGAGGAGgcctctggagcagggagaagtCCCTTTAATATCCCTCAGGAAAGCTTTAGTGAAGTGCATTAAAGGCAGAATTCCATGTGggatttcttttggttttaacccctttttttccccagctgccTGTGGTGGGTACAGACCCACTTCTAaaatccctccatccctgtattcccactggaaaacaggctgctctgggagctgggaatcATCAGTTGTCCCCAACAATGCTTGGGCATttgggaatcatggaatggtttgggctggaagggaccttaaagatgatccaATTCCAACCCCTCCACAACAGGGACACCTCctgctatcccaggttgctccaactcggccttggacacttccagggatccaggggcagccacagcttctctgggaaacccattcagcccctccccacccctcccagccaggaattcctttccaaaaatcccatctaaccctgccttcctccagctgaaggccattcccccttgtcctgtcactccatgcccttgtccaaagccTCTTTCCATCCTTTCTGTGAGAGCCTGGAGAAGCAACAGCTGCCTAAAAGTGGGATAATCGCTGTGGAGCCGGATAAAAAAATGGGATTTCAAGTCATCTGGGAGTTCTGAACCCCAAAAAGGCAAAAGCAGTGGTGGGGTTGTTGTTCCCTGaccttccaaccccccccagaAATCCCATCCTTCCACCGCTTCCCTGACCCACGGACTGGGATCCTCTTTGCTCCCAGAATGTTCTCCCTGGAAGACAGAGATGTGTGGGCACGGGAGCTGATCCAGCTGGATCCAGGCTGCatcctgggaatgctgggggTGTTTAGGACAGGCTGTCCCCCTAAAAAAACACGGAATCAAGTTTTCCCTCGTGTTTTCCAGCTGAAAGCTTTCGCCCGAGCCAAGGAAGCCGCCGGGTACAGccgggaggagctgcaggagaccTTCGCCTTCCTCCTCTTTGACAAGGAAGAAGAGGTAACCTGGGAATGTTTGTCCAGCTGGAATTTGATCCTGAGGGCCCCTCTGTCCCAGCAGAGTCGGAGGCTGAGGAATCCTGGCTCTCCGTGCCCTGGGATTCCCGCTGGGAATAGTCCGGGAGGAGGTTTTAGGGACGGATCTGATTTCCCGTCTCTCCGGTCAGTTCTCTTTGGGATTTGGCCGCTCCCTTTGCCCTCTGCAGGGAGACAGGAGGAGTTTCCCTTTGCCCCAGTGGATTTCTCCCAGAACCACGGGatgctttgggttgggaagggaccttaaagcccatcttgttccacccccaacacctcccactatcccaggttgctccatcctggccttggacacttccagggatccaggggcagccacagcttctctgggaaatccattccagcctctccccaccctcccagccaacaattccttcccaatatccatcTAACCCcgccctctggcactgggaagccattccctgtgtcctgtccctccctgccttgtccccagtccctctccagctctcctggagcccctttaggccctgccaggggctctcagctctcctggaatttagtttttttgctttaatgcCTCAGAGGAACATCCCCCAGGAATTGTCTGGAGCCATCCCTGCCTCCaactccatggaatcacaggatcccagagtgctttgggttggaagggaccttaaatcccatccatcccaccccctgccatgggcagggacacctcccactgtcccaggttgctccaacctggccttggacacttccagggatccaggggcagccacagcttctctgggaaatccattccagcccctccccaccctcccagacagcaattccttcccaatatcccacctatccctgccctgtgccaagAACAGGGAATGAAACCTGTCGGGCACGCCTGGAAAAGCCCCTCTGGGATGGGAGACGGGAGCGTGTCAGGTGCTTTGGGGGCAGATTCCCTGGATTCCGAGTGGAGAGAGAGCCTCCCACAAGTTATCCCTGCCCTGTGTTTTTCACATGGATTTTGTGAAAGGAGTTTTTCAGGGATGCCCAGGGAATCCAGCAGGAATTCCTGTAACACGATTTAACGATGCCGAGGGTGGCTTTGGGCAGTTtaattctcttttctccccGTTGCTTCTTCCCGTGGACGTTTCGTTTTGTTCCCTTTATCCTCGCAAgtgtttctccagctgcttttcttctctgtatcCCTGATttttctggggggaaaatgggTGTTAAAGGGGCTGTTTGTGCTCTTCCAAGGCGAGGGAGGTGTGTCGGACGGGCCTGCGggtcaacagcagctccatctccACGCTGGGAGACCCGGCCAAAGGTGAGAATTCCGTGGGGAGAACCCAGACCCCcgttccctgccctgggaattCCGACTCCTTGGAAAAACAGAGGCACAGCCTCTGCCAAGATCCGTGGAAAATCCCGTTTCTTACACGAGAAGCTGAATTTGTTGGCTGGAGCAGCAGTtttccctctgccccctcagccaAGGGTGGGATCTTCCCTAGGGAATGTTGCCATTccaggcttttctttccctgaaaaAGAAGTCACCAAAGTGGCTGATTTCTCTGGGAAAAGACCTTAATCCTGGTGGGAATATCATCCTGGGacaaatattatatttttatatatatgtgcattattaatattatatatattatatattttatatatattatgtattttatgtatattatatattttatatatattatattttatatacattatatattatgtatttttatatattttatatatatgacatatttctatatataacattatatataatattttcatatattatatattttatgtatattatatatttcatatatatattatattttatatacattatatattatacattttatacattttatattttatatatattacatattttatatatgtcatatattatatattttgtatataatatgtattttatatattatatattctatatatattatatatactatatattttgtatataacatgtattatatatattatatatttctatatataacatgtattatatatattatatattttatatacacatatattatatattttatacattatatattttatatgtattatacatattatatatttcatatatatgatatattttatatatcatatgtattttatatattatatattttatattatatatttcataaatatattatatatttttatatataatatgtatttcatatattatatattttatatatattatatattttacatataatatttattatatatattatatattttatatatattataaattttatatattatatacgGTGTCTCTTTTCCCAGTCCCTGTTTCCCCCAGGTAATTCCCTACACATCCTCTCCACAAACATAAATCAGGAATGAAGacccaagggaaaaaaacaaaaaacaaaacaaaaacaaaaaaaaaaggaaaatagaaagatctttttccctttttgtggctctgcagagatTCCCATTCCCAGGAGGATTCTTCCcagaggtttggttttttttggaagatTCACATTATCCTGCACTGCTCTCTTGTTTTCCCAGGGGTTTATATTTCCAAGCATGCAGACtgcctccatcccagcccctggcaccaTGGAAAATCGGGATATATTGTCATTTGCAAGCTAATTAAGGTAAAATCCaaggtttttggggttttttgtgtgtgtggagtGGTTTTCAGAGGCCACTAAAGAGCACGAGTGGGTTTTAAAAAGACTTGTGGTGCCCATAACTGGGGGAGGGGGGTGAAATCAGATCCCACAGAGTCACAGATTCCTGGATTCTCCTGCATTTTGGGGGGTTGAGGGGGAATCCTTAAGGTTGGTCAGACCAGAGCTCCATTTTATTCCTCCATGGAGCTGGTGTGTGACCCCCTTCTCCAGTGATTCCTGGCTCCAAACCCACCCTGCTCCCTTTTCCAGTTATTCCTGCCTCCAAACCCACCCTGCTCCCTTTTCCTCTGGATTCCTGGCTCCaaacctgccctgctccctTTTCCTCTGAATTCCTGGCTCCAAACCCCCCCTGCTCCCTTTTCCTCTGGATTCCTGGCTCCAAACCCACTCTGCTCCCATCTCCTCTGGATTCCTGCCTCCAAACCCGCCCTACTCCCATCTCCTCCCCCGAGCAGTGAAGCTTTGCCTCCCACTCCCAAATAATCCAATTTTTGGAAcgaccccccccagccccctcacgGCGACGGGAAGCGCGGGCGGGGCTTCCCCTCACGCCGCGTTTTGGCGGGAAACCGAAGCTGCATTGCGCCTGCCGGAGCAAATTCCTGTGGGGAATGGAAGGTGTTAATGTCTCTGTCATGGTTTCCTGATCCAGGGGAAGGTGCGGGTGATCCCTGAGGATTACACCACCACCTACACCTGCCCCTCTCCGGGCTACGACTGCCACGTCGCCGAGAGCCGCGAGCCGGGGTCGGCCGcgcccagcccctgccaggccTTCGAGCAGAGCCAGGTACCTCCAGCAGAgacctgaccctcccctgggggctccAGCCTCCAGTTCCCCTCGTTCCTCACCCTGCTCATCcgtgtttttttccccctttcccagtaCTACGTGTACGAGGTGTCCGGCGGCAGCCCGGCCCAGCGGCCCAGGCAGGTCTGTCCCTACATCGTCCTCTGCTGCCAGTACAGGGACCCCAAGGACGTGGCCATGGAAGAAGACCTgtaagcagcagctccctggcattccaaaaaaaaaaaaaattggcttttGTGGCCTGTTTTcccctgttttttcttttttttttttccctccccataTTCCTAAAtgatctttttatttcctttccccGCAGGCCCGAGCGCGACCACCAAGGTAGGAATTGCTGGGGTGTCATTGGTTTGTGTCATAAATGTCATAAATTGTtcccctctcctgcttttcctgagctgttttcc of Pseudopipra pipra isolate bDixPip1 chromosome 5, bDixPip1.hap1, whole genome shotgun sequence contains these proteins:
- the LOC135415081 gene encoding protein TASOR-like, giving the protein MDGRRERRERRSGETGTGFPAESEESLLQRAVSALHGSFLHPKSRQEFQYSRAILVENQLFLSELKAFARAKEAAGYSREELQETFAFLLFDKEEEAREVCRTGLRVNSSSISTLGDPAKGVYISKHADCLHPSPWHHGKSGYIVICKLIKGKVRVIPEDYTTTYTCPSPGYDCHVAESREPGSAAPSPCQAFEQSQYYVYEVSGGSPAQRPRQVCPYIVLCCQYRDPKDVAMEEDLPERDHQGLYCPWRGELAIQGKLLCNITLRTPYSSSLPAQL